One Luteibacter sp. 9135 DNA segment encodes these proteins:
- a CDS encoding RHS repeat-associated core domain-containing protein produces MSIVRRCLRPGSAWLTALLLLMAMVCASMGVAHAAETITYYYTSPQGTVLAKADASGNILSNADYRPYGTQVLGTPEQGPGYTGHVNDVDSGLVYMQARYYDPVTGRFLATDPAGITAGDPFSFNRFLYVHNNPISNTDPDGRQCAQCLYYGDSVEHQAQTNTGASEKGLAIVGAVGVAVAAYPAAAYVATTATAVAVDSIATGSLAAGLTLNTEAVVTSGAIVADGVAGANGAPSGFSDEALVARGGAAANQAAEKINAAIGPSRTPGVTGFSCQCDGGKNLASLGAYIPNKQMGVTTVGAIRSAGGDVIATPGTGNHVTLTGLTGSQASPLMMIEKNPNPRQ; encoded by the coding sequence ATGTCGATCGTACGTCGATGCCTGCGGCCGGGGTCGGCGTGGCTGACAGCCTTGTTGCTTTTGATGGCGATGGTTTGCGCGAGCATGGGCGTTGCTCATGCGGCAGAGACGATCACCTATTACTACACCAGCCCACAGGGGACGGTGCTGGCGAAGGCCGATGCATCGGGAAACATTCTTAGCAATGCAGATTATCGGCCTTACGGCACGCAGGTGCTGGGTACGCCGGAGCAGGGGCCGGGGTACACGGGGCATGTGAACGATGTGGATTCGGGCTTGGTCTACATGCAGGCCCGCTACTACGATCCGGTGACGGGGCGGTTCTTGGCGACCGACCCTGCGGGGATTACAGCCGGAGACCCCTTCAGCTTCAACCGCTTCTTATATGTGCATAATAATCCCATATCCAATACCGATCCCGATGGTAGGCAGTGCGCACAGTGCTTGTATTACGGCGATAGCGTCGAGCATCAGGCGCAGACAAATACTGGCGCATCGGAAAAAGGTCTTGCCATTGTGGGTGCAGTGGGGGTCGCGGTTGCGGCTTACCCTGCGGCTGCCTATGTAGCAACGACGGCAACAGCTGTTGCTGTTGACTCCATTGCAACGGGAAGTCTCGCTGCTGGATTGACGCTCAATACGGAAGCTGTAGTCACAAGTGGCGCAATAGTCGCCGATGGAGTGGCTGGTGCAAATGGCGCACCTTCCGGATTTTCGGATGAAGCACTCGTTGCTAGAGGAGGCGCTGCAGCCAATCAAGCTGCGGAAAAAATTAACGCGGCGATAGGTCCGAGTAGAACTCCCGGAGTTACGGGATTCTCTTGCCAATGCGACGGCGGTAAGAACCTTGCCAGCTTAGGGGCATATATCCCTAACAAACAAATGGGTGTTACAACGGTAGGAGCAATTCGGTCTGCTGGAGGCGATGTAATCGCGACTCCGGGCACTGGCAATCACGTGACGCTCACGGGCCTGACTGGATCGCAGGCGAGTCCTTTGATGATGATCGAAAAAAATCCCAATCCAAGGCAATAG
- a CDS encoding amidohydrolase family protein, translated as MDLIIRHATLPDGRRDVDIGIDGGRFVAIEPGLAASGREEIDAGGRLASPPFIDAHFHMDATLSLGLPRLNASGTLLEGIALWGELKPDLTQQALVDRAMAYCDMAVAQGLLAIRSHVDICDDRLLATDALLEVKRRVAPWLHLELVAFPQDGLLRSPTAKQNLVRALDKGVEVVGGIPHFERTMADGAASIRWLCELAAERGLRVDMHCDESDDPLSRHIENLAAETIRTGLQGRVTGSHLTSMHSMDNYYVSKLLPLIAEAGVHAIANPLINITLQGRHDTYPRRRGMTRVPELLDAGVNVAFGHDCVMDPWYGMGSGDMLEVAHMGLHVAQMTSTRGVAQCFDAVTTNAAKVIGWDGYGIAVGHRADMVLLQAGDSYEAIRLKAARLLVVRGGKVLARAPERRTGLFLPERPSELTLEFRPGSIS; from the coding sequence ATGGACCTGATCATCCGCCACGCCACGCTGCCCGACGGCCGCCGGGATGTCGATATCGGCATCGACGGCGGCCGCTTCGTGGCCATCGAGCCCGGCCTGGCCGCCAGCGGCCGTGAGGAAATCGACGCCGGCGGGCGCCTGGCCAGCCCGCCCTTCATCGACGCGCATTTCCACATGGATGCCACGCTGTCACTGGGCCTGCCGCGACTTAACGCCTCAGGCACGCTGCTCGAAGGAATCGCGCTGTGGGGCGAGCTCAAGCCCGACCTGACCCAGCAGGCGCTGGTGGACCGCGCCATGGCCTACTGCGACATGGCGGTGGCGCAGGGCCTGCTGGCCATCCGCAGCCATGTGGATATCTGCGACGACCGCCTGCTCGCCACCGATGCGTTGCTGGAAGTGAAGCGGCGCGTGGCGCCCTGGCTGCATCTGGAACTGGTGGCCTTCCCGCAGGACGGCCTGCTGCGCTCCCCGACCGCGAAGCAGAACCTGGTACGCGCGCTGGACAAGGGCGTGGAGGTGGTGGGCGGCATTCCCCATTTCGAACGGACCATGGCCGACGGCGCGGCGTCCATCCGCTGGCTGTGCGAACTGGCCGCCGAGCGCGGCCTGCGCGTGGACATGCATTGCGACGAGTCAGACGATCCGCTGTCGCGGCATATCGAGAACCTGGCGGCGGAAACGATCCGCACCGGACTGCAGGGGCGCGTCACCGGCTCGCACCTCACCTCGATGCATTCGATGGACAACTATTACGTGTCCAAGCTGCTGCCCCTGATCGCCGAGGCCGGCGTGCACGCCATCGCCAACCCGCTGATCAACATCACGCTGCAGGGCCGCCACGACACCTACCCCCGGCGGCGCGGCATGACGCGCGTGCCGGAGTTGCTGGACGCCGGCGTCAATGTCGCCTTCGGCCACGACTGCGTGATGGACCCCTGGTACGGCATGGGCTCGGGCGACATGCTGGAGGTGGCGCACATGGGACTGCACGTCGCGCAGATGACCTCGACGCGCGGCGTGGCGCAGTGCTTCGACGCGGTGACGACCAACGCGGCGAAGGTGATCGGGTGGGACGGCTACGGTATCGCCGTGGGCCATCGTGCCGACATGGTGCTGCTGCAGGCGGGCGACTCCTACGAGGCGATCCGGCTCAAGGCGGCCCGACTGCTGGTCGTCCGCGGCGGCAAGGTGCTCGCCCGCGCACCTGAACGACGTACGGGGCTGTTCCTGCCGGAACGCCCGTCAGAGCTGACGTTGGAGTTCCGGCCGGGGTCGATTTCCTGA
- a CDS encoding putative DNA modification/repair radical SAM protein, with product MKISDKLAILADAAKYDASCSSSGGKGRNSLKSGGIGSTEGMGICHAYAPDGRCISLLKILMTNFCVYDCVYCVNRRSSNVQRARFTVEEVVNLTLEFYRRNYIEGLFLSSGIIQSPDYTMEQLVRVARTLRSEHKFGGYIHLKTIPDASPELIDAAGRWADRLSINVEMPTEGGLKALAPEKHLGDIRSAMGRLRLSIDEAKAEKKAPRFAPAGQSTQMIVGADDASDRDVLSASTNLYTNYRLRRVYYSAFSPIPDASKILPLKPPPLVREHRLYQADWLMRFYGFGADEIAPPGDDGMLSLDVDPKLAWALRHRETFPVDVNRAPRETLLRVPGLGVKTVDKMIAMRGHRRIRYDDLIRLRVPVKKVAPFVETVDHRPRGDHESGVLRRDLREPSQPDLFG from the coding sequence ATGAAGATCTCCGACAAACTCGCCATCCTCGCCGACGCCGCGAAGTACGACGCTTCGTGCTCGTCCAGCGGCGGCAAGGGCCGCAACTCGCTGAAAAGCGGCGGGATCGGTTCGACGGAAGGCATGGGTATCTGCCACGCGTATGCGCCGGACGGCCGCTGTATCTCGTTGTTGAAGATACTGATGACCAACTTCTGCGTGTACGACTGCGTGTACTGCGTCAACCGGCGCAGCAGCAACGTGCAACGCGCGCGTTTCACGGTGGAGGAGGTGGTCAACCTCACCCTGGAGTTCTACCGGCGCAACTACATCGAGGGGCTGTTCCTCTCCTCGGGCATCATCCAGTCGCCCGATTACACGATGGAGCAGCTGGTGCGCGTCGCGCGTACGCTGCGCAGCGAACACAAGTTCGGCGGCTACATCCATCTGAAGACCATCCCCGACGCGTCGCCGGAGCTGATTGACGCGGCTGGCCGCTGGGCCGATCGCCTCAGCATCAACGTGGAGATGCCGACCGAGGGTGGCCTTAAAGCCTTGGCGCCGGAGAAGCACCTGGGCGACATCCGCAGCGCGATGGGCCGCCTGCGTCTGTCCATCGACGAGGCCAAGGCCGAGAAGAAGGCGCCGCGATTCGCGCCGGCGGGTCAGAGCACGCAGATGATCGTGGGCGCCGACGACGCGAGCGATCGCGACGTGCTCTCGGCCAGCACCAACCTGTACACGAATTACCGGCTGCGCCGCGTTTACTACTCGGCATTCAGCCCCATCCCGGATGCGTCGAAGATCCTGCCGCTGAAGCCGCCGCCGCTGGTGCGCGAGCATCGCCTCTACCAGGCCGACTGGCTGATGCGTTTCTACGGCTTCGGCGCGGACGAGATTGCTCCGCCGGGCGACGACGGCATGCTCTCGCTGGACGTCGACCCGAAGCTCGCCTGGGCGCTGCGCCATCGCGAGACCTTCCCCGTGGACGTCAACCGCGCGCCCCGCGAGACGCTGCTGCGCGTGCCGGGCCTGGGCGTCAAGACGGTGGACAAGATGATCGCGATGCGCGGGCATCGGCGCATCCGCTACGACGACCTGATCCGCCTGCGCGTGCCGGTGAAGAAGGTGGCCCCCTTCGTCGAGACGGTGGATCACCGTCCGCGCGGTGATCACGAAAGCGGCGTGCTGCGACGCGACTTGCGCGAGCCGTCGCAACCGGACCTGTTCGGCTGA
- a CDS encoding UdgX family uracil-DNA binding protein (This protein belongs to the uracil DNA glycosylase superfamily, members of which act in excision repair of DNA. However, it belongs more specifically to UdgX branch, whose founding member was found to bind uracil in DNA (where it does not belong), without cleaving it, appears to promote DNA repair by a pathway involving RecA, rather than base excision.), whose protein sequence is MWSVTLDDPSDFDAWRAKARALLLADVDPSAVDWQVGATGGLFGGDDRLPPPVRTGVPAVPRDFLNLAHAVLAHTDARRHATLYRMLWRLAHGEKALLRIATDEDVAWAHACVKQVSRDMHKMKAFVRFREVRHGDDTVYVAWFEPSFDIVTRVAPFFVRRFTGMHWSLLTPSRTAHWNGETLSFGPGANRSDAPSDDALEDLWRTYYASIFNPARLKVDAMRREMPVKYWKNLPEARLIPELVRDALPRMQAMVDKQPTIPKKKITPLQKATAAAPEGSLTALRAQARECRACDLWKPATQTVFGEGPAHARIVVIGEQPGDQEDLAGKPFVGPAGKLFDRALGEAGVERDLLYVTNTVKHFRFEPRGKVRLHKRANAEQQAACRPWLAAEIDRIQPDALVCLGAMAAQSVFGASFRLMAQRGEWIDLPDGRKAMATVHPSYLLRLPDAEAREAGYADFVRDLGLMREVLG, encoded by the coding sequence ATGTGGTCCGTGACGCTGGACGACCCGTCGGATTTCGACGCGTGGCGGGCGAAGGCGCGCGCGTTGCTGCTGGCCGACGTGGATCCCTCGGCCGTGGACTGGCAGGTGGGCGCGACCGGTGGTCTGTTCGGCGGTGACGATCGCCTGCCGCCGCCGGTGCGCACCGGCGTGCCCGCGGTGCCGCGCGATTTCCTCAACCTGGCCCATGCGGTGCTCGCGCATACCGATGCGCGCCGCCACGCCACGCTGTATCGCATGCTCTGGCGGCTGGCACACGGGGAGAAGGCGTTGCTGCGCATCGCCACCGACGAGGACGTAGCCTGGGCACATGCCTGCGTGAAGCAGGTCAGTCGAGATATGCACAAGATGAAGGCCTTTGTGCGGTTCCGCGAGGTGCGTCATGGCGACGACACCGTGTACGTGGCCTGGTTCGAGCCGTCGTTCGACATCGTGACGCGCGTGGCGCCGTTCTTCGTGCGTCGGTTCACCGGCATGCACTGGTCGCTGCTGACGCCGTCACGCACCGCCCACTGGAATGGCGAGACGCTCTCGTTCGGCCCGGGCGCCAACCGGTCGGACGCACCGTCCGACGATGCCCTCGAAGACCTCTGGCGCACGTATTACGCCAGCATCTTCAATCCCGCCCGGCTGAAAGTGGACGCGATGCGTCGCGAGATGCCGGTGAAGTACTGGAAAAACCTGCCGGAAGCGCGGCTCATCCCTGAACTGGTACGCGACGCGTTGCCGAGGATGCAGGCCATGGTGGACAAGCAGCCGACGATCCCGAAGAAAAAGATCACCCCCTTGCAGAAGGCGACCGCGGCCGCGCCCGAGGGAAGCCTCACGGCGTTACGCGCGCAGGCTCGCGAGTGCCGCGCCTGCGACCTGTGGAAGCCGGCCACGCAGACGGTGTTCGGCGAAGGCCCGGCGCATGCGCGCATCGTGGTGATCGGCGAGCAGCCGGGCGACCAGGAGGATCTGGCGGGCAAGCCGTTCGTCGGCCCGGCGGGGAAGCTGTTCGACCGTGCGCTAGGCGAGGCCGGCGTCGAGCGCGATCTGCTCTACGTTACTAACACGGTGAAGCATTTCAGGTTCGAGCCGCGCGGCAAGGTGCGCCTGCACAAGCGTGCCAACGCGGAGCAACAGGCGGCGTGTCGACCCTGGCTGGCGGCGGAGATCGACCGTATCCAGCCGGATGCGCTGGTGTGCCTGGGCGCGATGGCTGCGCAGTCGGTGTTTGGCGCATCGTTCCGCCTGATGGCGCAACGTGGGGAGTGGATCGACCTGCCTGACGGGCGGAAGGCCATGGCGACCGTGCATCCGTCGTACCTGCTACGCCTGCCGGATGCGGAGGCGCGGGAGGCGGGGTATGCGGATTTCGTGCGGGATCTGGGGTTGATGAGGGAGGTGTTGGGGTGA
- a CDS encoding 6-phosphofructokinase, with amino-acid sequence MAAGKILYAQSGGVSAVINATAAGVIETARDKGIPVYAARNGILGALREELIDTTREAKANIAGLKHTPGGAFGSCRYKLKSLEENRAEYERLIEVFKAHDIRTFLYNGGNDSADTANKVSKIGQALGYEVNCIGVPKTIDNDLVVTDTCPGFGSVAKYTAIAVREASLDVASMADTSTKVFIIEVMGRHAGWIAAAAGLAGSGPNDAPHVILFPENVFDPETFLAKVQATVEKVGYCTVVVSEGVKNKEGTFLAESGARDAFGHAQLGGAAPVLAALVREKLGYKYHWALPDYLQRSARHIASKTDVEQAYAVGKKAVEYAAEGLNAVMPVIVRVSDEPYKWKIEAAPLDKIANHEKKMPRNFMSKDGFGITAAARRYLAPLIQGEVPPPYGEDGLPMYVTLRNTSVPKKLRKFRME; translated from the coding sequence ATGGCCGCCGGCAAAATCCTCTACGCCCAGTCGGGCGGCGTCTCCGCCGTCATCAACGCCACCGCCGCCGGCGTCATCGAGACCGCCCGGGACAAGGGCATCCCCGTCTACGCGGCGCGCAACGGCATCCTGGGCGCGCTGCGCGAGGAACTGATCGATACCACCCGCGAGGCCAAGGCCAACATCGCCGGGCTGAAGCACACCCCGGGCGGCGCGTTTGGCTCCTGTCGGTACAAGCTGAAGTCGCTGGAAGAGAATCGTGCCGAATACGAGCGCCTGATCGAGGTGTTCAAGGCGCACGACATCCGCACCTTCCTCTATAACGGCGGCAACGATTCGGCCGACACGGCGAACAAGGTCTCGAAGATCGGCCAGGCGCTGGGCTACGAGGTCAACTGCATCGGCGTGCCGAAAACCATCGACAACGACCTGGTGGTGACCGACACCTGCCCGGGCTTCGGCTCCGTGGCCAAGTACACCGCCATCGCGGTGCGCGAGGCCAGCCTGGATGTAGCCTCCATGGCCGACACGTCGACCAAGGTGTTCATCATCGAGGTGATGGGCCGGCACGCCGGCTGGATCGCCGCGGCCGCCGGCCTGGCCGGGTCCGGTCCCAACGACGCGCCGCACGTCATCCTGTTCCCGGAAAACGTGTTCGACCCGGAAACCTTCCTGGCCAAGGTGCAGGCCACCGTGGAAAAGGTGGGCTACTGCACGGTGGTGGTTTCGGAGGGGGTAAAGAACAAGGAAGGCACCTTCCTGGCCGAGTCCGGCGCGCGCGACGCCTTCGGCCACGCGCAACTGGGCGGCGCCGCGCCGGTGCTGGCGGCGCTGGTGCGCGAGAAGCTGGGCTACAAGTACCACTGGGCCCTGCCCGATTACCTGCAGCGGTCAGCCCGGCATATCGCGTCGAAGACCGACGTGGAGCAGGCCTACGCGGTAGGCAAGAAGGCCGTGGAATACGCAGCTGAAGGCCTCAACGCCGTCATGCCGGTGATCGTGCGGGTGTCCGACGAGCCGTACAAGTGGAAGATCGAGGCGGCGCCGCTGGACAAGATCGCCAACCACGAGAAGAAGATGCCGCGGAATTTCATGTCGAAGGATGGCTTCGGCATCACCGCCGCGGCGCGCCGTTATCTGGCGCCGTTGATCCAGGGCGAGGTGCCGCCGCCGTATGGCGAGGATGGCCTGCCGATGTACGTGACGCTGCGGAACACGTCGGTGCCGAAGAAGCTGCGGAAGTTCAGGATGGAATGA
- a CDS encoding adenylate kinase translates to MRLVLFGAPGSGKGTQATRLKERLGVPHISTGDLLRGEIKAGTELGLKAKGLMDAGHLLPDDIMLGIIEHRLGEPDARPGFILDGYPRNLAQADALDTVLARIGQPLDVVVKLEVPDAAIVDRCEVRFEKEGRPDDNPDTVKKRLGIYADQTAPVADFYKQRGKLKVVDGVGELDEVTQRVLDVLPGGVKAASA, encoded by the coding sequence ATGCGACTCGTGCTATTCGGCGCCCCCGGTTCCGGGAAAGGTACCCAGGCCACCCGCCTCAAGGAACGCCTCGGCGTTCCCCACATCTCCACCGGCGACCTGCTGCGTGGCGAGATCAAGGCCGGCACGGAACTCGGATTGAAAGCCAAGGGCCTGATGGACGCCGGACACCTGCTGCCCGACGACATCATGCTCGGCATCATCGAGCACCGCCTGGGCGAGCCGGATGCCCGGCCAGGCTTCATCCTCGACGGCTACCCGCGCAACCTGGCCCAGGCCGACGCGCTGGATACCGTGCTGGCCCGCATCGGCCAGCCGCTGGACGTGGTGGTCAAGCTGGAGGTGCCCGACGCCGCCATCGTCGATCGCTGCGAGGTCCGCTTCGAGAAGGAAGGCCGCCCGGACGACAACCCGGACACGGTGAAGAAGCGCTTGGGCATCTACGCCGACCAGACGGCTCCCGTGGCCGACTTCTACAAGCAGCGAGGCAAGCTGAAGGTGGTCGACGGCGTGGGCGAGCTCGACGAAGTCACCCAGCGCGTGCTGGACGTCCTGCCCGGTGGCGTCAAGGCCGCCAGCGCCTGA
- the mpl gene encoding UDP-N-acetylmuramate:L-alanyl-gamma-D-glutamyl-meso-diaminopimelate ligase: MRVHILGICGTFMGGVAALARELGLTVEGSDANVYPPMSTQLEALGIGLMQGYQAAHLQPAPDLVVVGNAMTRGNPAVEYMLDAGLRYISGPQWLGETLLGGREVLAVAGTHGKTTTTSLLAHLLEVAGQSPGFLIGGVPGNFDVSARRGTGKPFVIEADEYDSAFFDKRSKFVHYRPRIAILNNLEYDHADIFPDVAAIQRQFHHLVRTVPSNGRLIVNAEDAYLAEVLAMGAWTPVETFGIDAGHWRAELLSADGSHFRVRRGDDVLGEVRWGSLGRHNVMNALAALAAASAAGADPVALLPAFAGFASARRRMERIGQARDITVYDDFAHHPTAIATTLAGLRASVGTARIVVALEPRSNSMRLGAHADALAPSLADADRVVFLHRPELPWDAGKVVDALDGRGATVPGVDALIDALVADARPGDQVIFMSNGGFEGAPRRFFNALDAG; the protein is encoded by the coding sequence ATGCGCGTCCATATCCTCGGTATCTGCGGCACCTTCATGGGCGGCGTCGCCGCGCTCGCGCGTGAGCTCGGCCTGACCGTCGAGGGATCCGACGCCAATGTCTACCCGCCGATGAGCACGCAGCTGGAAGCGCTCGGCATCGGCCTGATGCAGGGTTACCAGGCGGCGCACCTGCAGCCCGCGCCCGACCTGGTCGTGGTCGGCAACGCCATGACCCGCGGCAATCCGGCGGTGGAATACATGCTGGACGCGGGCCTGCGTTACATCTCGGGCCCCCAGTGGCTGGGCGAGACCCTGCTCGGCGGCCGCGAGGTGCTGGCGGTGGCCGGGACGCACGGCAAGACCACCACCACCAGCCTGCTGGCCCACCTGCTGGAAGTCGCCGGCCAGTCGCCAGGCTTCCTGATCGGCGGCGTGCCGGGCAATTTCGACGTGTCCGCCCGCCGCGGCACCGGTAAGCCCTTCGTCATCGAAGCCGACGAATACGATTCGGCCTTCTTCGACAAGCGCTCCAAGTTCGTCCACTACCGGCCGCGCATCGCCATCCTCAACAACCTGGAATACGACCACGCGGACATCTTCCCCGACGTGGCCGCCATCCAGCGGCAGTTCCACCATCTGGTCCGTACCGTGCCGTCCAACGGTCGCCTGATCGTCAACGCCGAGGACGCCTACCTGGCGGAAGTGCTGGCGATGGGCGCATGGACCCCGGTGGAGACCTTCGGCATCGACGCGGGCCACTGGCGTGCCGAGCTGCTGTCGGCGGATGGGTCGCACTTCCGCGTGCGCCGTGGCGACGACGTACTGGGCGAGGTGCGCTGGGGCTCGCTGGGACGACACAACGTCATGAATGCGCTGGCGGCCCTGGCGGCCGCCAGCGCGGCCGGAGCCGATCCCGTGGCGCTGCTGCCGGCGTTCGCCGGTTTCGCCAGCGCCCGGCGTCGCATGGAGCGGATCGGCCAGGCACGCGACATCACCGTCTACGACGATTTCGCCCACCATCCCACGGCCATCGCCACCACGCTGGCGGGACTGCGGGCCAGCGTCGGCACGGCGCGCATCGTGGTCGCGCTGGAGCCGCGTTCCAACTCGATGCGGCTGGGTGCACACGCCGATGCGCTGGCGCCGTCACTGGCCGATGCCGACCGCGTGGTGTTCCTGCACCGGCCCGAGCTCCCGTGGGACGCGGGCAAGGTGGTCGATGCGCTCGACGGTCGCGGCGCCACGGTGCCGGGCGTGGATGCGCTGATCGATGCCCTGGTGGCGGACGCGCGGCCCGGCGACCAGGTGATCTTCATGTCCAACGGCGGCTTCGAGGGTGCGCCCCGGCGCTTCTTCAACGCGCTGGACGCAGGGTAG
- a CDS encoding LON peptidase substrate-binding domain-containing protein: MAATTPAMDLPLFPLSNVLFPGGQLQLRIFEPRYVDLVRECARTGRAFGVCLILDGREAGQPAVPAAVGTLATITDFHSREDGLLGIVAEGGQRFRVTRTRVRADGQMRGDLAPWADEPLLPLPAEFGLLGTILERLAEQMQPPWRHEIGTRGDDASWVGFRLSELLPLDANECQHMLELDDPLQRLAELRDILPRFQRA; this comes from the coding sequence ATGGCCGCCACCACGCCCGCAATGGACCTCCCGCTGTTCCCCCTGTCGAACGTCCTGTTCCCGGGCGGCCAGCTGCAGCTGCGCATCTTCGAACCGCGCTATGTCGACCTGGTGCGCGAATGCGCGCGTACCGGCCGCGCCTTCGGCGTCTGCCTGATCCTCGACGGCCGCGAGGCGGGGCAGCCCGCCGTGCCCGCCGCGGTCGGCACCCTGGCCACCATCACCGATTTCCACTCCCGCGAGGACGGCCTGCTCGGCATCGTCGCGGAAGGTGGGCAGCGTTTCCGGGTCACCCGTACGCGCGTGCGGGCGGATGGCCAGATGCGCGGCGACCTCGCGCCCTGGGCAGACGAACCGTTGCTGCCGCTGCCGGCGGAGTTCGGCCTGCTCGGCACCATTCTGGAACGCCTGGCCGAACAGATGCAGCCACCGTGGCGGCACGAGATTGGCACGCGGGGCGACGACGCCAGCTGGGTCGGCTTCCGGCTGTCCGAGTTGCTGCCGCTGGATGCCAACGAGTGTCAGCACATGCTCGAACTGGACGATCCGCTACAGCGCCTTGCCGAGTTGCGTGACATCCTGCCGCGCTTCCAGCGCGCCTGA
- a CDS encoding SDR family oxidoreductase: MTSLKGKTLFITGASRGIGLAIALRAARDGANIVIAAKSGVANPKLPGTIHTAAAAIEAEGGVALPLKVDIREEAEVRMAAATAAERFGGIDIVVNNASAIWLKGVPDTPMKRFDLMHQVNTRGTFLVTQACLPYLKDAANPHVLMLSPPPTLDPAWYTPHTAYTIAKMGMSLCVLGMAPEFAPLGIAVNALWPRTVIATAAIAMIEGVRTEHCRTPAIVADAAHAILTRPARDYTGHFAIDEDILREQGVTDFECYAVSPGQPLLPDLFL; encoded by the coding sequence ATGACATCGCTCAAGGGCAAGACCTTGTTCATCACCGGTGCCTCGCGCGGCATCGGCTTGGCGATCGCCCTCCGCGCCGCGCGTGACGGCGCCAACATCGTCATCGCGGCCAAGAGCGGCGTAGCCAACCCGAAGCTGCCCGGCACCATCCATACGGCGGCTGCCGCGATCGAGGCCGAGGGCGGCGTGGCCTTGCCGCTGAAGGTGGATATCCGCGAGGAAGCGGAAGTGCGCATGGCGGCGGCTACGGCGGCCGAACGCTTCGGCGGCATCGACATCGTAGTCAACAATGCCAGCGCCATCTGGCTGAAGGGCGTGCCGGACACGCCGATGAAGCGCTTCGACCTGATGCACCAGGTCAACACGCGCGGCACCTTCCTGGTGACGCAGGCCTGCCTGCCGTACCTCAAGGACGCCGCCAATCCGCACGTGCTGATGCTGTCGCCGCCGCCCACCCTCGATCCCGCCTGGTACACGCCGCATACCGCCTACACCATCGCCAAGATGGGCATGAGCCTGTGCGTGCTGGGCATGGCGCCGGAGTTCGCGCCGCTGGGCATCGCGGTGAACGCGCTGTGGCCGCGGACGGTGATCGCTACCGCCGCCATCGCCATGATCGAGGGCGTGCGCACGGAACACTGCCGCACCCCGGCCATCGTCGCGGATGCCGCGCACGCCATCCTTACCCGCCCCGCGCGCGACTACACCGGGCATTTCGCCATCGACGAGGACATCCTGCGCGAGCAGGGGGTTACCGATTTCGAGTGTTACGCCGTGTCGCCGGGCCAGCCGCTGTTGCCGGACCTGTTCCTCTAG